A single region of the Aurantiacibacter sp. MUD11 genome encodes:
- a CDS encoding LysE family translocator: MLSTLTASFALTALLIELTPGPNMVWLTMLSARYGQRAGFAATLGIALGLSLLALVALTGLARLVADYPVLFRAICLAGVAFMVWLAWDAWREPSRRGRWVRGAQDDPAKFFRRGLIINVLNLKAALFFITVMPNFVDFDNGLVPQYTVLSVIYVAIATIIHVLLVLGGEHLGTVVARKAEEKTVRLFSALALLAVAGWMLAKVW, translated from the coding sequence GTGCTGTCGACGCTAACGGCTTCCTTCGCGCTGACGGCCCTGTTGATAGAGCTGACGCCGGGGCCGAACATGGTCTGGCTGACCATGCTCAGCGCCCGTTACGGGCAACGGGCGGGTTTTGCGGCAACGCTGGGGATCGCGCTGGGGCTGAGCCTGCTGGCGCTTGTCGCCTTGACGGGTCTCGCGCGGCTGGTAGCCGACTATCCGGTGCTGTTCCGGGCCATCTGCCTGGCAGGCGTGGCCTTCATGGTGTGGCTCGCCTGGGATGCCTGGCGGGAGCCGTCACGACGGGGGCGCTGGGTGCGCGGTGCACAGGACGATCCGGCGAAGTTCTTCCGGCGCGGGCTGATCATCAACGTGCTGAACCTGAAAGCGGCGCTGTTCTTCATCACGGTGATGCCGAATTTCGTCGACTTCGATAACGGCCTCGTCCCGCAATACACGGTGCTGAGCGTCATCTACGTGGCGATCGCAACGATCATCCATGTCCTGCTGGTGCTGGGTGGTGAGCATCTTGGCACGGTCGTGGCGCGCAAGGCGGAAGAGAAGACGGTACGCCTGTTCTCGGCGCTGGCCTTGCTGGCAGTCGCCGGCTGGATGCTGGCGAAGGTGTGGTAG
- a CDS encoding M20/M25/M40 family metallo-hydrolase, giving the protein MTNRILATMGLAASLVLSTPAAAQLSAAEETIVSTVEEHFETDVALLERLVVQNSGTHNHEGVRAVADMLVPEFEALGFSVEFIDQSHVGRAGHLFARHEGRPGSTRMLLIGHMDTVFEPDSPFQDFTRDGNVATGPGIEDDKGGIIVILSALRAMQAAGTLEDANIVVALTGDEEDVGDPIAEARADLLAAGEWADVTLGFEGLSIVDGRDMGVTARRSSNSWELRISAGSGHSSGIFHSASSVGAIYELARILDAFRTQLPEENLTFNVGLVAGGTPAVLAEDGLSATTSGKTNIIPDSAVARGDLRTISQEQTERVVARMQEIVADGLPGTEATLEVEFRYPPMSPTEGNAALLARLNAVNADLGLAVQEPIAPIRRGAADISFVAPLTDALAGMGASGRGTHAPGESLDLTSLTRQSQRAAILMSRLAQEEY; this is encoded by the coding sequence ATGACGAACCGCATTCTCGCGACCATGGGCCTTGCCGCCTCGCTGGTCCTTTCCACCCCTGCCGCCGCACAGCTTTCCGCAGCCGAGGAGACCATCGTCTCCACCGTCGAGGAGCATTTCGAGACCGACGTCGCGCTGCTCGAGCGGCTGGTGGTGCAGAATTCCGGCACGCATAACCATGAGGGTGTGCGCGCCGTGGCGGACATGCTGGTGCCCGAGTTCGAAGCGCTGGGCTTCAGTGTCGAGTTCATCGACCAGTCGCATGTCGGGCGGGCCGGCCACCTGTTCGCACGGCACGAGGGACGGCCCGGTTCCACGCGCATGCTGCTGATCGGGCACATGGACACCGTGTTCGAGCCGGACAGCCCGTTCCAGGACTTCACCCGCGACGGCAACGTGGCCACCGGCCCCGGCATCGAGGACGACAAGGGCGGCATCATCGTCATCCTTTCCGCCCTGCGCGCCATGCAGGCGGCGGGAACGCTGGAGGACGCCAATATCGTCGTCGCGCTGACCGGCGACGAGGAAGACGTTGGCGACCCGATTGCCGAGGCGCGGGCGGACTTGCTGGCGGCTGGCGAATGGGCCGATGTCACGCTGGGATTCGAGGGGCTTTCCATCGTCGACGGGCGTGACATGGGCGTGACCGCGCGGCGTTCTTCGAACAGCTGGGAACTGCGGATCAGCGCCGGCTCCGGACACAGCTCGGGCATCTTCCACTCGGCCAGCAGCGTCGGCGCGATCTACGAACTGGCGCGCATCCTCGATGCCTTCCGCACCCAGCTGCCGGAGGAGAACCTCACCTTCAACGTCGGTCTGGTGGCCGGCGGCACGCCCGCCGTGCTGGCGGAGGACGGCCTCTCGGCCACCACCAGCGGCAAGACCAACATCATCCCCGACAGCGCCGTGGCGCGCGGCGACCTGCGCACGATCTCGCAGGAACAGACCGAGCGCGTGGTGGCGCGGATGCAGGAGATCGTCGCCGATGGCCTGCCGGGCACCGAGGCCACGCTGGAAGTCGAATTCCGCTATCCGCCGATGTCGCCGACCGAGGGCAATGCCGCGCTGCTGGCGCGGCTCAACGCGGTGAATGCCGACCTCGGACTGGCGGTGCAGGAACCGATCGCCCCGATCCGTCGCGGCGCGGCCGACATCAGCTTCGTCGCGCCGCTGACCGACGCGCTGGCCGGCATGGGCGCCAGCGGGCGCGGCACCCACGCGCCGGGGGAAAGCCTGGACCTGACCAGCCTCACCCGCCAGTCGCAGCGCGCGGCCATCCTGATGAGCCGCCTGGCGCAGGAAGAGTATTAA
- a CDS encoding adenylate/guanylate cyclase domain-containing protein codes for MTKGGSAVPFRFDDKEAEQAYVVHERTQRIPATRFLCAIAVATLITYIGFNPMHFPRDGVIEYNIAAGLMIAVLGATFAATYTRFYVERPWVDIIIFSVLAVPMVMLLEALAAQADITGISRFGMAIVQLGILVVFASVGFVASLRNFLIWAAALVTLYLIFLLEADRSIVSKVYTFTNFTTFLTFATFVNWDIDRRARKTWEANRALEAERAKVEEMLHNVLPQDVAERLRKGEAVADSFADVSVIFVDIVGFSQLAKALSPGRLVKMLNEIFLLADEAAEKHCVEKVKTIGDAYLAVAGGHGSGDSGASCAIRFGCELIDLIGRYADRTKIDVQVRVGIHTGPVVGGVIGQQRLAYDYWGDTMNIASRIEGIAHPGGIAVSESVYYGANEEVDFSEPELATLKGVGEVKIYRVIMPE; via the coding sequence GTGACCAAGGGGGGAAGCGCCGTGCCTTTCCGGTTCGATGATAAAGAGGCCGAGCAGGCCTATGTCGTGCATGAGCGCACCCAACGCATCCCGGCGACGCGTTTCCTCTGCGCCATCGCGGTCGCCACGCTGATTACCTACATCGGCTTCAACCCGATGCATTTCCCGCGCGACGGGGTAATCGAATACAATATCGCCGCCGGACTGATGATTGCCGTGCTCGGCGCCACCTTCGCCGCCACCTACACGCGCTTCTACGTCGAACGGCCGTGGGTCGATATCATCATCTTCTCCGTGCTCGCGGTGCCGATGGTAATGCTGCTGGAGGCGCTGGCGGCGCAGGCGGACATTACCGGCATCTCGCGCTTCGGCATGGCCATCGTGCAGCTGGGCATCCTGGTGGTGTTCGCCAGCGTTGGCTTTGTAGCGTCCCTGCGCAATTTCCTCATCTGGGCCGCCGCGCTGGTGACGCTCTACCTGATCTTCCTGCTGGAGGCGGACCGCTCGATCGTCTCCAAGGTCTATACCTTCACCAACTTCACCACCTTCCTGACCTTCGCGACCTTCGTGAACTGGGACATCGACCGCCGCGCGCGGAAGACCTGGGAGGCCAATCGCGCGCTGGAGGCGGAGCGGGCCAAGGTCGAGGAAATGCTCCACAACGTGCTGCCGCAGGACGTCGCCGAGCGGCTGCGCAAGGGTGAGGCGGTGGCCGATTCCTTTGCCGACGTATCGGTGATCTTCGTCGACATCGTCGGTTTCTCGCAGCTCGCCAAGGCGCTCTCGCCGGGGCGGCTGGTGAAGATGCTCAACGAGATCTTCCTGCTGGCGGACGAGGCAGCGGAGAAGCACTGCGTGGAAAAGGTGAAGACCATCGGCGATGCCTACCTAGCGGTGGCTGGCGGTCACGGCTCGGGCGACAGCGGGGCGAGCTGCGCCATCCGCTTCGGTTGCGAACTGATCGACTTGATCGGCCGCTATGCCGACCGCACCAAGATCGACGTGCAGGTGCGGGTGGGCATCCATACCGGCCCGGTGGTGGGCGGGGTAATCGGCCAGCAGCGGCTCGCCTACGACTACTGGGGCGACACGATGAACATCGCCAGCCGGATCGAGGGCATTGCCCATCCGGGCGGCATCGCCGTGTCCGAAAGCGTCTATTACGGCGCCAACGAGGAAGTGGACTTCAGCGAACCCGAACTGGCGACGCTGAAGGGCGTGGGCGAGGTGAAGATCTACCGCGTGATCATGCCCGAATAG
- a CDS encoding peptidylprolyl isomerase, which yields MLKRIALAALVCLASPVQAQEVIEADAEAQAEFETTDVVLQTTMGDIVIALETERAPITAGNFLRYVEEDRFDGTVFYRAMRVEWGEQPNGLIQGGTQWDPERVLPGIEHEPTTLTGLSHTRGALSMAMGEPGTANGDFSIMLGDQTGLDANPEADDPVWRNGYAVFGYVKEGMDVVQAIHAAPIDPEKGEGWMQGQLFAEPIEIVEARVVETEAAAE from the coding sequence ATGCTGAAACGAATCGCCCTTGCCGCGCTGGTTTGCCTTGCCTCCCCCGTCCAGGCGCAGGAAGTCATCGAAGCGGACGCGGAGGCGCAAGCCGAGTTCGAAACCACCGACGTCGTGCTGCAAACCACCATGGGCGACATCGTCATCGCGCTGGAGACCGAGCGCGCGCCGATCACCGCCGGCAATTTCCTGCGCTATGTCGAGGAGGATCGCTTCGACGGCACGGTGTTCTATCGCGCCATGCGGGTGGAATGGGGCGAGCAGCCCAACGGCCTGATCCAGGGTGGCACGCAATGGGACCCGGAGCGCGTGCTGCCCGGCATCGAGCACGAGCCGACCACCCTCACCGGCCTCAGCCATACGCGCGGCGCGCTGTCGATGGCCATGGGCGAGCCGGGTACGGCCAACGGCGATTTCTCGATCATGCTGGGCGACCAGACCGGCCTCGACGCCAATCCCGAAGCCGACGATCCGGTGTGGCGCAACGGCTATGCCGTGTTCGGCTACGTCAAGGAGGGGATGGACGTTGTGCAAGCGATCCATGCCGCGCCGATCGATCCGGAAAAGGGCGAAGGCTGGATGCAGGGGCAGCTGTTCGCCGAGCCGATCGAAATCGTCGAAGCCCGCGTGGTGGAGACCGAGGCTGCTGCCGAATAG
- the creD gene encoding cell envelope integrity protein CreD has protein sequence MKRERSPGMKLLLAGLVAAVLIVPLMLVYALVYDRESQSERAQAQITQGWGGAQTVTGPVLVLPFTYRSTEAEIIDGTAVERTRTMRSQLFVSPTSQSVETSIDPDRKGYAIYESVVYQSRMAGTASFDLPTDLERLGVEVEELLTDQAELRFGVSDPRGLTDGAQVTVGGEALQLQPGNGPASTGGSGFSANVDWNGEGTLEVSWEYGVRGTRSLALIPRGGETEWRVTSPWPHPSFTGSFLPDPATTETGGEGFTAVYPGITNLALGRGLVALTDDGPPSAMPAPVRYDSDVVVQPPAVGEGSMVATIALVDPVDLYSQVDRAVKYGFLFIGFTFAAFLMFDIVGGARVASAEYLLTGAGLVLFFVMLLAFAEIWGFALAYVVASAAIIGLLTTYSAAVLGTWRRASFIGLMLAGLYALLFVLLNLETYSLVIGSLLLFAALAGIMYATRSVDWTAVGRSEEAEGYAES, from the coding sequence ATGAAACGAGAACGCAGCCCCGGCATGAAGCTCTTGCTGGCCGGCCTTGTCGCGGCGGTGCTGATCGTGCCGCTTATGCTGGTCTACGCGCTGGTCTACGACCGGGAAAGCCAGTCCGAACGCGCGCAGGCGCAGATCACCCAGGGCTGGGGCGGGGCGCAGACCGTGACCGGCCCGGTGCTGGTGCTGCCCTTCACCTATCGCTCCACCGAGGCGGAAATCATCGATGGCACGGCGGTGGAGCGCACCCGCACCATGCGCAGCCAGCTGTTCGTCTCCCCCACCAGCCAGTCGGTGGAAACCTCGATCGACCCCGACCGCAAGGGCTACGCCATCTACGAAAGCGTGGTCTACCAGTCGCGCATGGCGGGCACGGCCAGCTTCGACCTGCCGACCGACCTCGAGCGCCTGGGCGTCGAGGTGGAGGAACTGTTGACCGACCAGGCGGAACTGCGCTTCGGCGTGTCCGATCCGCGCGGGCTTACCGACGGGGCGCAAGTCACCGTGGGCGGCGAAGCGCTGCAACTCCAACCGGGTAACGGCCCGGCATCCACCGGTGGTTCCGGCTTCTCCGCGAACGTCGACTGGAATGGCGAGGGCACGCTCGAGGTGAGCTGGGAATACGGCGTGCGCGGCACGCGCTCGCTGGCGCTGATCCCGCGCGGCGGCGAAACCGAGTGGCGCGTCACCTCGCCCTGGCCGCACCCCAGTTTCACCGGCTCCTTCCTGCCCGATCCTGCGACGACCGAGACCGGCGGCGAGGGCTTCACGGCAGTCTATCCCGGCATCACCAACCTCGCGCTGGGGCGCGGGCTGGTGGCGCTGACCGATGACGGCCCGCCATCGGCCATGCCTGCACCCGTGCGCTACGACAGCGATGTCGTGGTCCAGCCACCGGCAGTGGGCGAGGGCAGCATGGTCGCCACCATCGCGCTGGTCGATCCGGTCGATCTCTACAGCCAGGTGGACCGCGCGGTGAAATACGGATTCCTGTTCATCGGCTTCACCTTCGCCGCCTTCCTGATGTTCGACATCGTCGGCGGCGCGCGCGTGGCCTCGGCCGAGTACCTGCTGACCGGCGCGGGGCTGGTGCTGTTCTTCGTCATGCTGCTGGCCTTCGCGGAGATCTGGGGCTTTGCTCTGGCCTATGTCGTCGCTTCGGCCGCGATCATCGGCCTGCTGACCACCTACAGCGCGGCGGTGCTGGGCACCTGGCGCCGGGCCAGCTTCATCGGCCTGATGCTGGCCGGCCTCTACGCGCTGCTGTTCGTGCTGCTGAACCTCGAGACCTACTCGCTGGTGATCGGTTCGCTGTTGCTCTTCGCCGCGCTGGCGGGGATCATGTACGCCACCCGCTCGGTCGACTGGACCGCCGTGGGCCGCAGCGAGGAAGCGGAAGGCTACGCCGAAAGCTGA
- a CDS encoding alpha-hydroxy acid oxidase, with protein sequence MRDRNDYSVRRLSDCHKIADFRELARRRLPYPVFNYIDGAADDEATKDRNTAAFADVDLVPDVLVGADKLDLSTTIMGRETALPLMLSPTALQRLFHWQGERAVAAVAEKYGLWFGISSLSTVSIEEVGQRWSGPKMLQYYYHKDRGLNAALVERAKAANFDAITLTVDTIVSGNRERCKRTGFTTPPRFTPSNVLSYAVHPGWALNFMFREKFDLPNLSTHVEAGSGKAISIQDYFNSMLDPGLNWQAAEQLRDDWGGKFCLKGIMSVGDARRAADMGVDAIMISNHGGRQLDGSRAPFDQLAEIVDAVGDRVEVILDGGVMRGSHVVKALSMGARAASGGRLYLYALAAAGEAGVDRAVSILRDEITRAMQLMGKQDLGELSRENLRFR encoded by the coding sequence GTGAGGGACAGGAACGATTACAGCGTTCGACGCCTGTCGGACTGCCACAAGATCGCCGACTTTCGCGAGCTGGCGCGCCGTCGCCTGCCCTATCCGGTGTTCAACTATATCGACGGCGCCGCCGACGACGAGGCGACCAAGGACCGCAACACCGCCGCCTTTGCCGACGTGGACCTGGTGCCCGACGTGCTGGTGGGTGCGGACAAGCTGGACCTCTCCACGACCATCATGGGGCGCGAGACCGCCCTGCCCCTGATGCTCAGCCCCACCGCGCTGCAACGCCTGTTCCACTGGCAGGGCGAGCGCGCAGTCGCCGCCGTGGCGGAGAAGTACGGGCTGTGGTTCGGCATCTCCAGCCTCTCCACCGTCAGCATCGAGGAGGTCGGCCAGCGCTGGTCCGGCCCGAAGATGCTGCAATACTACTACCACAAGGATCGCGGCTTGAACGCCGCGCTGGTGGAGCGCGCCAAGGCCGCCAATTTCGATGCCATCACGCTGACCGTCGACACCATCGTCAGCGGCAACCGCGAACGCTGCAAGCGCACCGGCTTCACCACTCCGCCCCGGTTCACGCCGTCGAACGTGCTGTCCTACGCCGTGCATCCCGGCTGGGCGCTCAACTTCATGTTCCGCGAGAAGTTCGACCTGCCCAACCTCTCCACCCACGTGGAAGCGGGCAGCGGCAAGGCGATCTCGATCCAGGACTATTTCAACTCCATGCTCGACCCTGGCCTGAACTGGCAGGCGGCGGAACAGCTGCGCGACGACTGGGGCGGCAAGTTCTGCCTGAAGGGCATCATGTCGGTTGGCGATGCCCGGCGCGCGGCGGACATGGGCGTGGATGCCATCATGATCTCCAACCACGGCGGCCGCCAGCTCGACGGCAGCCGCGCCCCGTTCGACCAGCTGGCCGAGATCGTCGATGCCGTGGGTGACCGCGTGGAGGTGATCCTCGACGGCGGCGTGATGCGCGGCAGCCACGTGGTGAAGGCGCTCAGCATGGGCGCCCGGGCGGCCAGCGGCGGGCGGCTCTATCTCTATGCCCTGGCGGCTGCGGGCGAGGCCGGCGTGGACCGCGCGGTCAGCATCCTGCGCGACGAAATCACCCGCGCGATGCAGCTGATGGGCAAGCAGGACCTGGGCGAACTTTCGCGCGAGAACCTGCGCTTCCGATAG